One part of the Thiothrix nivea DSM 5205 genome encodes these proteins:
- a CDS encoding UPF0175 family protein, which produces MQITLDVPEQFCMDVSPEELGRQIKLYAALTMYQSGSLSAGAACEFAGVDRFTFIAECRKHNIPMINYEPGELAAEVAAFRKAS; this is translated from the coding sequence ATGCAAATCACGCTGGATGTACCCGAACAATTCTGCATGGATGTTTCCCCCGAAGAGCTGGGGCGTCAAATCAAGCTTTACGCAGCCCTGACCATGTACCAGTCCGGTAGCTTGTCAGCGGGAGCCGCTTGTGAATTTGCGGGAGTTGACCGCTTTACGTTCATTGCCGAGTGCAGAAAGCACAACATACCCATGATCAATTACGAGCCGGGGGAACTGGCGGCTGAGGTCGCGGCTTTCAGAAAGGCGTCCTGA